One Rosa chinensis cultivar Old Blush chromosome 5, RchiOBHm-V2, whole genome shotgun sequence genomic region harbors:
- the LOC112167215 gene encoding zinc finger CCCH domain-containing protein 18 isoform X1 — protein sequence MMDFSDSTKLVFGRIQEVDPENVTKIIGYLLLQGHGEHEMARLALAPDHLFHQVVLKAKAELQRLANKSVSSPISPSINPPSAAFAPFSPVSSRPPAAFRLPTPCWDPQLVSKQNMDFMPFGFSDSTEELQNQARFLSFEDQMEPLNSGISGYPDEYYYRDATLGGSLSPRQGRRFSSLEFPVKICHYFSKGFCKHGSSCKYYHGQVIPESFSQMYGNDGIIDDHVISPMSLEKLEWEIVELLRSRRGTPISIASLPMMYYEKYGKSLQAEGYLTESQRHGKAGYSLTKLLARLGSSIRLIDRPHGQHAIILAEDSLKYMDHRNERGDPGPIVSGSRQIYLTFPADSTFSEDDVSNYFNTFGPVEDVRIPCQPKRMFGFVTFVNADTVTMILSKGNPHFVCGARVLVKPYREKSKLAERKYQERMEPADHYSPHYSDMEPEFHSMSRWCHNSRFLRKKLLEEQEFALELERSRLAELHFMQKPVANQPYSGYLMDGRKVSEVHADNFNVPPAECFDYLLDVINNGSTSDDKPKHTGTNYTEQESQGLNLPDSPFATSIASGISAVI from the exons ATGATGGATTTTTCGGACTCTACAAAACTTGTTTTTGGTAGAATACAGGAGGTAGACCCAGAAAATGTTACAAAGATTATAGGTTATCTTCTTTTACAAGGTCATGGGGAACACGAAATGGCTCGCTTGGCCCTGGCTCCAGACCATCTGTTTCACCAAGTGGTGCTGAAAGCTAAGGCTGAACTTCAGCGGTTGGCTAACAAATCAGTGTCATCCCCAATCTCACCTTCCATAAATCCACCGTCCGCTGCTTTCGCCCCATTTTCGCCTGTTTCTTCTAGGCCTCCTGCAGCCTTTCGGCTCCCAACCCCCTGTTGGGATCCCCAACTTGTTTCTAAGCAGAACATGGATTTCATGCCATTCGGATTCTCCGATTCTACTGAGGAACTGCAAAACCAGGCTcgatttttgagttttgaggaTCAAATGGAACCACTCAATTCCGGTATTTCAGGATACCCTGATGAGTACTATTATCGGGATGCTACACTCGGGGGAAGCTTAAGTCCTAGACAAGGTAGACGATTTTCAAGTCTAGAGTTTCCCGTTAAAATTTGTCACTACTTCAGTAAGGGCTTTTGTAAGCATGGAAGCAGCTGTAAGTATTACCATGGACAAGTGATTCCTGAGAGCTTCTCTCAGATGTATGGGAATGATGGCATTATTGATGATCATGTTATCTCGCCCATGTCTCTTGAGAAGTTGGAGTGGGAAATCGTCGAGCTGCTTAGATCAAGAAGGGGGACTCCTATTTCAATTGCTTCTCTGCCAATGATGTATTATGAGAAATACGGAAAATCTCTTCAAGCAGAAGGCTACCTCACCGAAAGCCAGAGACATGGGAAAGCTGGTTATAGTTTGACAAAGCTTCTTGCTCGGCTTGGAAGCAGTATACGGCTGATTGACAG GCCTCATGGGCAGCACGCAATAATTTTGGCAGAAGACTCATTAAAATACATGGACCATCGGAATGAGAGAGGTGATCCTGGTCCAATTGTTAGTGGTTCTCGGCAAATATATTTAACATTTCCAGCTGACAGCACCTTTAGTGAAGATGATGTCTCCAACTACTTCAA CACCTTTGGCCCTGTTGAAGATGTAAGGATCCCCTGCCAACCGAAAAGGATGTTTGGGTTTGTAACCTTTGTTAATGCAGACACTGTGACAATGATTTTGTCAAAAGGAAATCCTCATTTTGTTTGTGGGGCTCGTGTTCTTGTGAAACCTTACAGGGAAAAATCAAAGCTTGCTGAAAG AAAGTACCAAGAGAGAATGGAGCCAGCTGATCATTATTCTCCACACTACTCAGATATGGAACCCGAGTTTCATTCGA TGTCAAGATGGTGTCATAATTCTAGATTCCTGCGAAAGAAGCTGCTGGAAGAGCAAGAATTTGCACTTGAACTTGAGAGGAGTAGGCTGGCTGAGCTGCATTTTATGCAAAAGCCAGTTGCAAATCAGCCCTATTCTGGTTACTTAATGGATGGGCGAAAAGTCTCGGAAG TTCATGCAGATAATTTCAACGTCCCGCCTGCAGAATGTTTTGATTATCTGTTAGATGTTATAAACAATGGGTCCACAAGTGATGATAAACCCAAACATACAGGCACCAACTACACCGAGCAAGAGAG TCAAGGACTTAATCTCCCAGATAGCCCATTTGCAACTTCGATAGCTAGTGGCATTTCAGCTGTCATATAG
- the LOC112167215 gene encoding zinc finger CCCH domain-containing protein 18 isoform X2: MMDFSDSTKLVFGRIQEVDPENVTKIIGYLLLQGHGEHEMARLALAPDHLFHQVVLKAKAELQRLANKSVSSPISPSINPPSAAFAPFSPVSSRPPAAFRLPTPCWDPQLVSKQNMDFMPFGFSDSTEELQNQARFLSFEDQMEPLNSGISGYPDEYYYRDATLGGSLSPRQGRRFSSLEFPVKICHYFSKGFCKHGSSCKYYHGQVIPESFSQMYGNDGIIDDHVISPMSLEKLEWEIVELLRSRRGTPISIASLPMMYYEKYGKSLQAEGYLTESQRHGKAGYSLTKLLARLGSSIRLIDRPHGQHAIILAEDSLKYMDHRNERGDPGPIVSGSRQIYLTFPADSTFSEDDVSNYFNTFGPVEDVRIPCQPKRMFGFVTFVNADTVTMILSKGNPHFVCGARVLVKPYREKSKLAERKYQERMEPADHYSPHYSDMEPEFHSMSRWCHNSRFLRKKLLEEQEFALELERSRLAELHFMQKPVANQPYSGYLMDGRKVSEDNFNVPPAECFDYLLDVINNGSTSDDKPKHTGTNYTEQESQGLNLPDSPFATSIASGISAVI, translated from the exons ATGATGGATTTTTCGGACTCTACAAAACTTGTTTTTGGTAGAATACAGGAGGTAGACCCAGAAAATGTTACAAAGATTATAGGTTATCTTCTTTTACAAGGTCATGGGGAACACGAAATGGCTCGCTTGGCCCTGGCTCCAGACCATCTGTTTCACCAAGTGGTGCTGAAAGCTAAGGCTGAACTTCAGCGGTTGGCTAACAAATCAGTGTCATCCCCAATCTCACCTTCCATAAATCCACCGTCCGCTGCTTTCGCCCCATTTTCGCCTGTTTCTTCTAGGCCTCCTGCAGCCTTTCGGCTCCCAACCCCCTGTTGGGATCCCCAACTTGTTTCTAAGCAGAACATGGATTTCATGCCATTCGGATTCTCCGATTCTACTGAGGAACTGCAAAACCAGGCTcgatttttgagttttgaggaTCAAATGGAACCACTCAATTCCGGTATTTCAGGATACCCTGATGAGTACTATTATCGGGATGCTACACTCGGGGGAAGCTTAAGTCCTAGACAAGGTAGACGATTTTCAAGTCTAGAGTTTCCCGTTAAAATTTGTCACTACTTCAGTAAGGGCTTTTGTAAGCATGGAAGCAGCTGTAAGTATTACCATGGACAAGTGATTCCTGAGAGCTTCTCTCAGATGTATGGGAATGATGGCATTATTGATGATCATGTTATCTCGCCCATGTCTCTTGAGAAGTTGGAGTGGGAAATCGTCGAGCTGCTTAGATCAAGAAGGGGGACTCCTATTTCAATTGCTTCTCTGCCAATGATGTATTATGAGAAATACGGAAAATCTCTTCAAGCAGAAGGCTACCTCACCGAAAGCCAGAGACATGGGAAAGCTGGTTATAGTTTGACAAAGCTTCTTGCTCGGCTTGGAAGCAGTATACGGCTGATTGACAG GCCTCATGGGCAGCACGCAATAATTTTGGCAGAAGACTCATTAAAATACATGGACCATCGGAATGAGAGAGGTGATCCTGGTCCAATTGTTAGTGGTTCTCGGCAAATATATTTAACATTTCCAGCTGACAGCACCTTTAGTGAAGATGATGTCTCCAACTACTTCAA CACCTTTGGCCCTGTTGAAGATGTAAGGATCCCCTGCCAACCGAAAAGGATGTTTGGGTTTGTAACCTTTGTTAATGCAGACACTGTGACAATGATTTTGTCAAAAGGAAATCCTCATTTTGTTTGTGGGGCTCGTGTTCTTGTGAAACCTTACAGGGAAAAATCAAAGCTTGCTGAAAG AAAGTACCAAGAGAGAATGGAGCCAGCTGATCATTATTCTCCACACTACTCAGATATGGAACCCGAGTTTCATTCGA TGTCAAGATGGTGTCATAATTCTAGATTCCTGCGAAAGAAGCTGCTGGAAGAGCAAGAATTTGCACTTGAACTTGAGAGGAGTAGGCTGGCTGAGCTGCATTTTATGCAAAAGCCAGTTGCAAATCAGCCCTATTCTGGTTACTTAATGGATGGGCGAAAAGTCTCGGAAG ATAATTTCAACGTCCCGCCTGCAGAATGTTTTGATTATCTGTTAGATGTTATAAACAATGGGTCCACAAGTGATGATAAACCCAAACATACAGGCACCAACTACACCGAGCAAGAGAG TCAAGGACTTAATCTCCCAGATAGCCCATTTGCAACTTCGATAGCTAGTGGCATTTCAGCTGTCATATAG
- the LOC112202753 gene encoding heavy metal-associated isoprenylated plant protein 47 — MMQRIVIEVQMRSRKRRAKAMKIAAVADGVNSVAFNEENRDQIVVIGHGVDPVGLALSLRKKVGHATLLNVEELVEQAEDE; from the exons ATGATG CAAAGAATTGTGATTGAGGTGCAGATGAGAAGCCGAAAACGTCGTGCCAAGGCCATGAAGATAGCTGCTGTCGCTGATG GTGTCAATTCAGTGGCTTTCAATGAGGAAAACAGAGATCAAATCGTAGTGATTGGACATGGAGTTGATCCAGTTGGCTTAGCCCTCTCTTTGAGGAAGAAGGTTGGCCATGCTACCTTGTTGAATGTGGAAGAACTAGTGGAACAAGCGGAAGATGAATAA
- the LOC112202069 gene encoding heavy metal-associated isoprenylated plant protein 47 encodes MKQKITIEANIWCDKCRSKAMKIAAVEDGVKSVAFKGARRDQIEIIGDDVDATGLTGLLRKKLGYADLVSLEEITETKVDKEEKKPSPDCPIRGRRGCHHHEMELHIYDPPSGGCTIM; translated from the exons ATGAAG CAAAAGATAACCATTGAGGCGAACATTTGGTGTGACAAATGTCGGTCCAAGGCCATGAAAATAGCTGCTGTAGAAGATG GTGTTAAATCAGTGGCTTTCAAGGGGGCAAGGAGAGACCAAATAGAGATAATCGGAGACGATGTTGATGCAACGGGATTGACCGGATTGCTGAGGAAGAAGCTCGGCTATGCAGACTTAGTGAGCTTGGAAGAAATAACCGAAACGAAAGTTgataaagaggaaaagaaaccTAGCCCTGATTGTCCAATTAGGGGAAGAAGAGGTTGTCACCACCATGAGATGGAATTGCACATCTATGATCCACCATCAGGGGGTTGCACCATTAtgtga